One Engystomops pustulosus chromosome 7, aEngPut4.maternal, whole genome shotgun sequence DNA window includes the following coding sequences:
- the ADAMTS4 gene encoding A disintegrin and metalloproteinase with thrombospondin motifs 4: MSCSTGMFCLSVVTTALVHVVLALGERPQTSYKEEIVFPERLNSSFRQEQPGWPGNGFEVSSESSLTFRFRAFGQELVLDLERDPSFLSEDLTVQYVGKNGQSDANGLSESGNYFTGVVNSDPESIAAVNYNGASLLGVLQFKGAEYHIQPMEGAGPNTAEGVGAHIIRRKVPEKGNGPMCNVGPQVSMKMPEATDDNNHQTHFLKRSKRFASVPRYVETLVVADETMATFHGAGLKRYLLTVMAAAAKFFRHPSLKNPVNVVVTRLVVIGRADTSNTYGGLKMTTNAAEMLRNFCEWQKGLNKPNDSDSEHFDTAILFTRQNLCGVSTCDTLGMADVGTVCDPSRSCSIVEDDGLQSAFTAAHELGHVFNMLHDNSKPCVELNRPASNTRHMMAPVMSYVDPEELWSPCSAKFITDFLDNGNGHCLLDKPHAPLRLPVPFPGNDYDSDRQCQLTFGPDSRHCPNLHTPCSSLWCTGRIDGHFMCQTKHFPWADGTQCGVGKTCMNGRCINRVEMKAYNTPVNGGWGSWGPYGECSRTCGGGVQFSHRECNKPIPRNGGKYCEGKRTQYRSCNTQECPTGTALTYREQQCATYNNRIDLFKGFPSPMDWVPRYNGIAEKDQCKLTCQSRPLGYYYVLEPRVADGTPCSPDSTSVCVQGRCVHAGCDRVIGSKKKFDKCMVCGGNGSACTKTYGSFTKPRYGYNDVVTIPAGATNILIRQNSGSSSSSDGVYLALKRQDGSYALNGNYILVPSELDVNIGGGLTLRYSGATKATESIVGRGPLKESLTIQALVVSDQRAPRLKYTFFVPKPTTRSTQPKKPTEDWMKRRAQILEILRRTRNSQK, translated from the exons ATGTCCTGCTCTACCGGTATGTTCTGCCTCAGTGTTGTTACTACTGCTCTGGTACACGTGGTTCTTGCTCTTGGAGAAAGACCTCAAACCAGTTACAAGGAGGAAATTGTGTTTCCGGAAAGACTAAACTCAAGCTTCCGCCAAGAGCAGCCAGGCTGGCCTGGAAATGGTTTTGAAGTTTCCTCGGAAAGTAGCCTCACTTTCCGATTCCGCGCTTTCGGTCAAGAATTGGTTCTAGATCTGGAGAGAGATCCCAGCTTCCTCTCCGAGGACTTGACGGTACAATACGTTGGCAAAAATGGACAATCAGATGCCAACGGTCTCTCCGAATCTGGCAATTACTTTACCGGAGTTGTAAATTCCGACCCAGAATCGATTGCTGCGGTGAATTACAATGGAGCATCTCTCCTGGGCGTTCTCCAGTTCAAAGGGGCAGAATATCACATTCAACCTATGGAAGGTGCAGGACCAAACACTGCCGAGGGGGTTGGAGCTCACATCATACGTAGGAAGGTGCCAGAGAAGGGAAACGGACCTATGTGCAATGTGGGTCCTCAAGTGTCCATGAAAATGCCAGAAGCAACCGATGACAATAATCACCAGACACACTTCTTAAAGAGATCCAAG CGTTTTGCATCTGTTCCTCGCTACGTGGAGACCCTGGTGGTTGCAGATGAGACAATGGCAACATTCCACGGGGCAGGCCTCAAGAGGTACCTCCTGACAGTcatggcagctgctgccaaaTTCTTTCGACACCCAAGCCTGAAGAATCCAGTGAATGTTGTGGTGACACGACTGGTGGTAATAGGTCGGGCAGACACGTCCAACACCTATGGAGGGCTGAAGATGACTACAAACGCTGCGGAGATGCTGAGGAACTTCTGTGAGTGGCAGAAAGGTCTGAACAAGCCAAATGACTCTGATTCAGAACACTTTGATACAGCCATACTCTTCACTAGACAG AACCTTTGTGGGGTGTCTACCTGTGACACGCTGGGGATGGCCGATGTCGGGACGGTCTGTGACCCATCCCGCAGCTGTTCCATCGTGGAGGATGACGGCTTACAGTCGGCATTTACTGCTGCACATGAGCTCG GACATGTGTTCAACATGCTTCATGACAACTCCAAACCATGTGTGGAGCTCAACCGCCCGGCAAGCAACACTAGACACATGATGGCCCCAGTTATGTCCTACGTGGATCCAGAGGAGCTGTGGTCACCTTGCAGTGCGAAGTTCATCACGGATTTCTTGGACAATGGAAATG gtcattgTCTTCTGGATAAACCTCATGCTCCACTCCGACTCCCAGTTCCATTTCCGGGTAACGACTACGACTCTGATCGTCAGTGTCAATTGACCTTTGGGCCAGACTCTCGCCATTGCCCCAACCTGCACACTCCCTGCTCATCGCTGTGGTGCACAGGCAGGATAGACGGTCATTTCATGTGCCAAACTAAGCACTTTCCTTGGGCTGATGGCACCCAATGTGGTGTGGGCAAGACCTGCATGAATGGGCGATGTATAAACCGGGTGGAGATGAAAGCTTATAAT ACACCAGTTAATGGAGGCTGGGGCTCTTGGGGACCCTATGGAGAATGCTCCAGGACATGTGGGGGAGGAGTGCAATTCTCTCACCGCGAGTGTAACAAACCCATCCCACGGAACGGAGGCAAATACTGCGAGGGGAAGCGGACACAGTATCGATCATGTAACACCCAGGAGTGTCCTACCGGCACTG CACTAACCTATAGAGAGCAGCAATGTGCCACATACAACAACAGAATTGACCTTTTCAAGGGGTTTCCTTCCCCCATGGACTGGGTACCACGTTACAATGGAATTGCCGAAAAAGATCAGTGTAAACTCACCTGCCAGTCCCGACCACTGGGATACTACTACGTCCTGGAGCCAAGA GTGGCGGACGGCACACCATGTTCTCCGGACTCGACCTCAGTGTGCGTCCAGGGGCGCTGTGTTCATGCTGGGTGTGACCGGGTCATTGGATCCAAGAAAAAATTTGACAAGTGCATGGTGTGCGGAGGAAATGGTTCTGCCTGTACAAAGACTTATGGATCCTTTACAAAACCCCG GTACGGATACAATGATGTGGTTACCATCCCTGCCGGAGCAACCAACATCTTGATTCGTCAGAACAGTGGCTCATCCTCCAGCAGTGATGGCGTCTACCTGGCTTTGAAACGTCAAGACGGATCTTACGCACTCAATGGTAATTACATCTTGGTGCCATCGGAATTAGATGTCAACATTGGAGGAGGGTTGACCTTACGTTACAGTGGAGCTACTAAAGCCACGGAAAGCATTGTTGGCCGAGGGCCTCTGAAAGAGTCGTTGACCATTCAAGCTTTGGTCGTAAGTGACCAGAGAGCCCCACGTCTCAAGTACACCTTTTTTGTCCCCAAGCCAACCACACGTTCAACTCAACCAAAGAAACCTACAGAAGACTGGATGAAGCGAAGAGCACAGATCCTCGAAATCCTGAGGCGGACAAGAAATAGTCAAAAATAG